The DNA region aaaaaaaataaaaaataaaagacaactgattttcaaaatgaaatcaaatggATATACACATCAATCTGCCCAATGCTGGACACTACATATGTTGAAAAACGTTTTACACTTGTGCATGGGTGCAATGGACTCAAAAGAAGATTTAAAACGACTAAAACTTTCCCGGGATCATCCACTGTAAGTGAACAAATTAATAAGTCTATATACCTGAAGGAACAGAATTGGTAGTTGACTTTAGTTTCTTAATATTGTAATCTTTTATTTCTGCTGCCCGCCTGCATATCTCCAGAGCACGACGTGCATCTCCTGATATTGCTGCGAcctgaatatttttttttgataagtaaagaatTTATTAGacaagaaaattaacaaaacaatatcatagagTAAGTGTTTATCATCTGCAAACAATTTATTAGACAAGAAATTAAAGAGACAAAATCAAGTTGCATGATGAAACAAAGAGCAAAACACTGACCTTTCTTGATGCAAATTCTATAGCTTGTTTTTCAAATGCATCAATGCCTCTAAGACGACTTAAAATGATTTCTTGAAGCTGCTGATAGTTATAAGGGCCAAAGCAAAGCCTTTGGATACCCATACGACTTGAGATACGAGGTAGCAACTTTTCTGGAAGATCCATGGTATTTGCTATCCCTGAATTtatattcattaaaaagaaataagattgcagccatcatcatcatcattgtcaTCACCATCAATATCTagcttttctgtttttgttatttagaTTTGCTGGGAAGAAGCCTAATCAATATAAGACATACCTATCACAATTAATTTGGAATGTGGCTTAGTAGGCCAATCAAGAATGTTATATAGAACCTGTGAGAAAAAAAGGGCATATGGATAAGTGactttttatcttttacaaaTGCCTAAAACATATGaccttaaaattattattaacaaACTTTCACATCACAACATGAACCAGTTACCGACTGATTTCTTGTTACAAGAAGATCAAGTTCGTCAATGAGCAGAATACAAGGTCGGTCATCCTCTTTTCCAATTTTCTTTCCATCTGAAAAACGCTCATTCAGCAAGTGGAGAGCCTTTTTCCAACTGACTCTGTGCCCACTTAATGCTTCGTATATAACCTGAAAGAACGTAGGATTCACTATAGGACAACCGGAGAATACaaccccaaaaagaaaatagggtTAATTTAATATGTTTACCCTGTATATACTCTCAGGGGATGCCAACTTTAGACCATTAATCTCCACAAAACAGTAGGGTCTTACACCTCCTGTATCAACTTCAGACCTCAGATTCCTCATTGCTGCTAGTACACTCATTGTCTGTAGTTTCATAAGCATAAGAAGATCAAAtaagtaaaatttgtttatgcATGAAGAAAACTAGGGAATCTGAAGCATGTCTCAAACAACAGAGTTCTATTTTACACATTATAACAGATCCTACCTTGCCAGTTCCAGGAACACCATGAATGTATAGGCAACGTCCCAAACATTGATCATCACAGATGGCACCTTTGATAAATGAAGTAATCTCCTCCATCTCtctggaagaaaaaaaagtgtccTTCATTGGAATGTAAGAATAAATGAACATAAGAAAACCTATAACATTTCAATTTGCACGTACTTATTCCTGCAAGGTGGAGATTTAGGTAATGATGCCAACAAAAGTGTTGCCTTTGCTCTTTCAAGTTCAGTCTGCTTGTGGCATCTTACATGCTCTGGGATTTTCTTGGTCCCTATCTTTTGAAGTCCGAAGAACTGTCCCTTCCTTGAGTTCTGTAGTAATTACACATAGAATACTTTAATTTGGGCAATCACCAAACTTAAATCTACAAGTTTGAAATAAAGAATAGTGTCATACTGCAGCCAACTCCTGAGCTGGGGATAGTTtggttagtaatttttttaagttctcCTCTTCATATCCAAAGTCCTCATCTATATCAGAATCTGAATCCTTGCAGAGTGTCCAATCTTCATCACTGTCAACTTCTTCACCATCCTACCAAATAACAATTGGCCCATAAATCTTAAATGCTAATTCAATTTTGATATCATTGAATGCCCCAAATGCTGCCTCTATCGTCTGAAATGCTTACCTCTTTACCATTATCAATATCAGCAAGACGCTTGAAACTGTGCCAATGAATATCATATTCATATTCACATAAAAAAACATCATCCCCTTCATTAATGGCCTTGGCATATTCTTTAGGATTCATGACAGAGCAGTGTCTAAGAATAGAATCCATCTGCAGTAATGTGCACGAGCATTGTTACAAACTAAAGGATGATAACCAAGAAAGAATGGAAGCTGATGTCTGAACTATCATTAAAAGCTAGTTCAAGAAATTAGGAAGATTTTGCAGTTTCAGACTACTTCTGAAGTTACAGAACCTAATAGACCATTTAACAAAATTGTTCAGTGGACTGTGTATATAAGTAGGAAGTTATCATACAGGGGAAATGGTAAAAGACAATTAGCATGATGCCATACTTTTATGTACTTAATTGGGTTGAATTCAATTCACCTGCCAATGGAAACAGTCAAACAATTATTGATGAATGTTCTATCctcaggaaaagaaaaaaaaaaaaaaagaaaaggtatttCCGCGGATTATTATGAAAAACTTGTATATCTAACTTCACCCAACTGGATAGTTATGTATATGCTATGGAATGTTAAAATAGATCATTTGGGCTTGCTTTAGGAGGTAAGATGTCCTTGGTTGTCCAACATTACAGCAGAGCGTGACTTGGGACTTTTTCTTTGCTGAACCTTCATCGGTAGTCAGAAATTGCTACATCACTATATCTAAatgtatgcatttttttttacatcctCTCACATCCAGAATGAGAGCTGAATcagtcattttctcttttttctttatgcttatTTCCTATagtaaaatttaagtatgttaGGGTTTTCTCACTCATTTGCTAGCGGCTTTGCGATTCACACtgataaacacaaaaaaacaaggaaaacatgTAGTATTTTACAAGAATAGATACAGAATTGACTTTCGtgcaaaaaaattccaaaacagAATACTGCAGGCAACTTTACGAATCCTAGCTATAGTGGTATCTGTTCTATCAATAGCTATATAATCAAGAGAAAATACAGGCTACCACCTCAATATCAGCAAAATCGTTTGTGCGATAAAGCTCCCTCCTCAAATTATGTGGTTGTCTTCCAGAGGCAGTCTCTTCCGGGATTATATACCAACATACCCGACACCAAAAGCTACCATCCACTTCTTTCCACATACTGCACACCTCCAACCAACAAAGCACCAAATCTACACACATTACAAACTACAATAACATCACAAATTCACATAATTCAgctaaaaaaaacaacaaaaagctACCTTTCAATGCTGGCAGCCCACAAATCGCTTGAAAGCAGCTTCTCCCTCATCGTCCTCAACCGCTTCTTCCCCTTCGGTGGCAGCGGGAGCTCAATCTCCTTACCTGATCTGCGGGCCTCGCAAAACCCACATATCCAACCCCCTTCCGGAACCTCCTTCAACGGCGGCTTCAGGCACTTCAAATGAAACCCACCTAAACAATCGTCACACTCAATCATCACAGCCCTCCCCGCCTTAAAGCACACCCTGCAGTCCTCCATTTCCGGCTCCTCATCATCTGAGCTTGCCTCCTCCCTCCTCTTCACATACACATCGTCCCCCACCTCAAACTCGCCCCCATCATACACCACTTTCTTGTAATACACCCGCCTTCCCGACTGCCTCCGTGGCGGTGCCGAGCCCCTCTTCTTCTCCGACTTTGATGAAGCCATAGCTCTCGTGACCACCATCCTGTCTCcccctctcttcctcttcctccctGTCGATTCGGACGGGTCCGGCGACGCCGGCGAGAACGATACCTGAACGTCAACGAAATCTCCCCCATTTTTCGGCCCTGGTTTTTCAATCCTCTTTGCAGATTTCGGTGCTTTCACTGATTCAATGCAAGCTTCTTCGTCATTGTTGATCGACTTCCGGGGCGTCTTTGGATCGGATCTCTCCctgattttgttcttatttcttGGGGTTCTTGCGAAGTCCTCGATGGGGTTTTCGATTTGGTCGTTGTGTTTGTGGGGATTGGGGGTTGGATTGAAGTGTAGGGACGTTCGGCGAGTGGATCTGCGAGGGGCTAGGGTTTGCGGGGTTGCAGGGGTGAGAGAAGGAGAGGGCTTGGGTGTGACTTGCGGTTGGTGTTTGGAGCTTCTTGGGGTGTGGAAGGGTTTTTTCGGGGTCTCCGCCATTGATGTACGGACAATGCAGTGGTGGCGGTGCAAGGGGTttgagggagggagggagagagagagagaaagagagttttctagagagagagagagaattggcGGGAAATGTTCCCTCCATTTTCGAGACCTTTTGAACGTTGAACGAACCGTTGAGCGGATGTGGAAAGCCCTTCCCAAATGTTTGTTAGACACAgttttttttctaaactcagttaaatgaaattgttttaatttagtttacAAAATTGTTATATGTCTTTTAACACGTGAGAAATACATATTTAAAAATACGTTAATAAatacatgacaattttataaactgaattaaaggaaatttcttcaaaaacttcttccatatttattttaaaacatttaatttatttagcatcaatatgaatattttggggAGGAAGGAAAGAGATCACTCAAGAATAAAAGGATTGATATGTATGGAGTCACGGTTCAAATTCGCTTTCGCAGTAAAATTTTCTTTCagcgagtttttttttttttttttttttttcagaatatctcaattcacattaattaatttaaaagtttCTTTTTGTGCTTATAGAGGTTAAACTAATGTgattctaataattttttagtttttttttttttttttttgaagtggtgctttctaataattaagaacaaaaaagtgGATAAATCTCACTCAAGTCATGtgatgtgaaattaaaaatagaaaataaaagatcgTCTCAAACAGATAATCAAGTAAAAAAGTTAGATGAATTTGAAGGATTTATTAAGACAAGAGAAAGCGTTACAGAAAACCATTGTAGCCTCAACAGACATGTAATGCGACAACATACTACTTATCTTTGCCTTGACAGCCTAGAGGTACAATGGCCAATCttattgacatgtcaacatttgataTCATGTGGATCTAAACTGTTCAAACAAAtaatcaagtaaaaaaaaaaaaaaggcaaaatctAGAGACTTATTGAGACCACTAATTTTGCTCTCAAGATTTAGAACATCGTCCGGGAGCGGAACTAGAACTTGGGTGGCGGAGAAGAGGAaggtcaaaaataaattttacaatgaATATTTGCAAAAGCGCCGAAAGAAAAAAGCTATTGAGGTGAAAGATATTGCCATAATAAGCTTGAGTCGCCTAAGTGATATGAGTATTCTTGAAACATGCTAAATAAAACAACCTTATATTTGAGCAAGACAATATCTCAAAGGACATATCTCTAAATCGGGTCGAAAAAATTTTCTCCGaacaaaaaatgttaaatactaCACCGTTATCCCACCCACGTCATATACGGCTGATATAACACAAACAGCATTATATtcggaaataaaataaaaacataattgttttgagaaatatttCCTCTCTTTATACAAAGACAGAAAAGAAACTTGAGAGTTGAGAGAAGATCATGTGAATGCATCTCTCAGTTAAAATATGAAGCTCGTTTAGACCTTTTCAAGCCCAGAATGACAAGGAGTAATCCaatataattgtaattgtaGGCACAGTCAAGGAGTTGCAGTTTCTGAGTGTTCCATGGAGGAAATCTAAACCACAATTCAGTCAGGAAACTTCTTCTTAATATGGCCTTCTCATGGCTGAAAGTGTCAAACGAGAACTTTCCATGGTATCTTCCCATCCCACTTTCACCAACTCCTCCAAATGGGAGGGTGTCAGCTGCATACTGCACACATAGCCAATACAAGCCTTTAAACtatcaagatcatatatatatatatatatatatatatatatagcagagaGTTACTGATAACATACTTGAACAAGGGCATCATTGAATGTGATGCTTCCAGATGATGTTTCGGATATAATCCTTCTCTCTAGAGATTTATTTTTGGTGAAGCAATAAATAGCAAGTGCTTTAGGCATTGAGTTTATGAACTGTATACTGTCCTCAATATTCTCCAACTATAAAACCAAGAAAATATATGGtattttaatcaattatataaatatattgtgCTAACGAATTTAGATAGATGTACATAATAagtatttgtatatatatatatatatatatatacttgcttATGTATATCTTACTGTAATTATTGGAAGCAATGGGCCAAAGATTTCTTCTGTCATGATTGCTGCTTCAAGCGGGGGATCCACCAAGATTGTTGGCTCTATGAACCTGCATAGAGGTTTATAATATGCAaatataagaacaaaaaaagagaaagaaagaaagaaagaaagcttaaataatatatataggcagcatatatgaacaaaaaaagagaagagattaTGCTGTTTACAAGTTATCTTCGTCCAATGAACCACCATAAACAATAGAAGCTTTAACTCTGGGGTCGTTCAAAAGATCCTTCAATCTCAAGAAATGGTGTTTGTTTACTATCCTTCCAATACTGCATGATTCCTTTGGGTTTTCTCCATACATTTCCTTGATCATGGCCTTAATGTACCCTACCTAATTACAAGACCATCTCATTTCAACATATTGCTGCattataaactaattaagaaaCTTTTGaattacacatatatatacttctGCTACTTTCATACCAAAGTGGGTGTAGATTTCTTTTCTGCAAGCATATAATCTATTGCAATGCATGCTTGACCAGCACAGGACCCACATTTCGCCATAAGAATTCGCTTTGCAGCAAGCTTGTGATTAGAGCACAAAATGACTCCAATAAGCAAATTGTTAAcatgaaatttttatataataaattttggacactaaaatagaaacaaaaaggtGTTTAACCAATCATGtgacaacaaaaaaatcatatatatatatatatatataaatgttgaaCTTACCTTAGTTTCCCAAGAACTAGAAAGGGAATCAACAATAGCAGGGCATTTTCCACCCAACTCCAGAGTAACAGGTGTCAGATGCTTCACAGCCGCAGACATAACAAGCCGTCCATTCCGTGCACTTCCTAGGATTAGTTTTAACATTTAATTCTATTTTCCAAATCCCAAATACAGGAAAGAATGATAAGATCAGCTTAGCTGCATAATCTATTgtattgagaaatgctatgtgCACTTTCAAGTGCTTATTCCCTGACGCGACACTAATGATATGAAATATACAAATTTTTTGgctcaaaacttttttacaacataaagcaTAAAAACATGATAATTTTCAAACCGTTCGATGAAAAGAATAACTTGAATTCACGTAATTttagaatctacaatttttttgaaaactataGGGGATCTTTATCTGCATTTTTCTACTGTTTTTACCTGTAAAGAGGATTTTGTCCCATTTCTGCTGTAGGAGTTGTTCACCAACAGCTGGTCCACCTTGGACAACCTTGACAGCATTATTGTCCATGTAAATTGGGATATTATTTGCTAGAAAAGCGGCACATGAAGGAGCCAATTCCGAGGGCTTCAGAACCACTGTGTTTCCAGCAGCTATAGCCCCTATCAGAGGTTCCAAGGACAGTCCTATATTTTGTAACAAAAAGGCAATAAttttatcataattaattatgttgggaaaaaaaaaaagaatgaataaaAGCTATTataaggttttgaatttttgttgtatAAAGTATTTCACTCACCAAAGGGAAAATTCCAAGATGATATAATGAGGACAAGGCCAAGAGGCTCGGGAACAACTTCTGCAGTGGTGAGCAAAGCAATTTGTGGCAGTGTAGCCTATCAACCATGCATTACCAAAACGTTAGTATCTGCATATCTTTCTCTCGAAGAGCTTCCTGAATTTATTATTTGGTCACCCAAAATATGGGTTAAATACACTTAAGCCCCCTAAAGTAcctattaaatcatcatttgtcctaaaaaattaatgaaccgatagaaagaggtaaatttaataatttaatttatattataacattttcCTTCACATGTAGGCTCAAACTCTCACTTAAAACGTGATATGCCTCGGCCCTTCTCCTCAGAAAACAAATTTGAGAGGAGGAGAGAGTAGAtctgctccctcctcctctctttttctttatgtttgcaGGTGTTTTCCAACCAGATCAGCAACTTCGGCCTCTCCACTTCCACCGTGTTGTGCCGTTAATCTCCTCATTGGCCGCTGccgctgctgctgctgctgcttgctgattgtttgtttgtgttttttgttttgaataagaggttTATTCTGTTTAGATCTGCCTTCATGAGTGAGgaggaataattaggtgtgagtgGTTATTTCTGATGGCCtggataattaggtgtgaggggTTATCTATCACAgccagtttaaataaattttgttaggaaatttggcTACCTATGTCTTAGATTTAATTTGCTCGGAGCAGATATATATGCTCTTTAACTATATTTGTGCATGGGTTAGCggaagattgaagtcatagatagcacatgattgtaagaatttttgtttatatctaTGACTTTTTAACATCATAACATGTGGTTATGATTTTTGCAGAACTTTATGC from Corylus avellana chromosome ca10, CavTom2PMs-1.0 includes:
- the LOC132164074 gene encoding origin of replication complex subunit 1B-like, translated to MAETPKKPFHTPRSSKHQPQVTPKPSPSLTPATPQTLAPRRSTRRTSLHFNPTPNPHKHNDQIENPIEDFARTPRNKNKIRERSDPKTPRKSINNDEEACIESVKAPKSAKRIEKPGPKNGGDFVDVQVSFSPASPDPSESTGRKRKRGGDRMVVTRAMASSKSEKKRGSAPPRRQSGRRVYYKKVVYDGGEFEVGDDVYVKRREEASSDDEEPEMEDCRVCFKAGRAVMIECDDCLGGFHLKCLKPPLKEVPEGGWICGFCEARRSGKEIELPLPPKGKKRLRTMREKLLSSDLWAASIESMWKEVDGSFWCRVCWYIIPEETASGRQPHNLRRELYRTNDFADIEMDSILRHCSVMNPKEYAKAINEGDDVFLCEYEYDIHWHSFKRLADIDNGKEDGEEVDSDEDWTLCKDSDSDIDEDFGYEEENLKKLLTKLSPAQELAANSRKGQFFGLQKIGTKKIPEHVRCHKQTELERAKATLLLASLPKSPPCRNKEMEEITSFIKGAICDDQCLGRCLYIHGVPGTGKTMSVLAAMRNLRSEVDTGGVRPYCFVEINGLKLASPESIYRVIYEALSGHRVSWKKALHLLNERFSDGKKIGKEDDRPCILLIDELDLLVTRNQSVLYNILDWPTKPHSKLIVIGIANTMDLPEKLLPRISSRMGIQRLCFGPYNYQQLQEIILSRLRGIDAFEKQAIEFASRKVAAISGDARRALEICRRAAEIKDYNIKKLKSTTNSVPSGKSVVSMAEVEAAIQEMFQAPHIQIMKSCSKLSKIFLTAMVHELYKTGMGETTFEKLAMTVSCLCTSNGEAFPGYDTLLKVGCKLGECRIIICESGAKHRLQKLQLNFPSDDVSFALKDSKEIPWLAKYL
- the LOC132164157 gene encoding aldehyde dehydrogenase family 3 member F1-like isoform X1: METVRGLERDVEDLREYYRLGKTKEASWRKSQLKGLLTFLKEKDRDIFKVLKQDLGKHHIEAFRDEIGTLIKSLNLALGSLQEWMSGRKATLPQIALLTTAEVVPEPLGLVLIISSWNFPFGLSLEPLIGAIAAGNTVVLKPSELAPSCAAFLANNIPIYMDNNAVKVVQGGPAVGEQLLQQKWDKILFTGSARNGRLVMSAAVKHLTPVTLELGGKCPAIVDSLSSSWETKLAAKRILMAKCGSCAGQACIAIDYMLAEKKSTPTLVGYIKAMIKEMYGENPKESCSIGRIVNKHHFLRLKDLLNDPRVKASIVYGGSLDEDNLFIEPTILVDPPLEAAIMTEEIFGPLLPIITLENIEDSIQFINSMPKALAIYCFTKNKSLERRIISETSSGSITFNDALVQYAADTLPFGGVGESGMGRYHGKFSFDTFSHEKAILRRSFLTELWFRFPPWNTQKLQLLDCAYNYNYIGLLLVILGLKRSKRASYFN
- the LOC132164157 gene encoding aldehyde dehydrogenase family 3 member F1-like isoform X2; protein product: METVRGLERDVEDLREYYRLGKTKEASWRKSQLKGLLTFLKEKDRDIFKVLKQDLGKHHIEAFRDEIGTLIKSLNLALGSLQEWMSGRKATLPQIALLTTAEVVPEPLGLVLIISSWNFPFGLSLEPLIGAIAAGNTVVLKPSELAPSCAAFLANNIPIYMDNNAVKVVQGGPAVGEQLLQQKWDKILFTGSARNGRLVMSAAVKHLTPVTLELGGKCPAIVDSLSSSWETKLAAKRILMAKCGSCAGQACIAIDYMLAEKKSTPTLVGYIKAMIKEMYGENPKESCSIGRIVNKHHFLRLKDLLNDPRVKASIVYGGSLDEDNLFIEPTILVDPPLEAAIMTEEIFGPLLPIITLENIEDSIQFINSMPKALAIYCFTKNKSLERRIISETSSGSITFNDALVQLTPSHLEELVKVGWEDTMESSRLTLSAMRRPY